A region of Lycium barbarum isolate Lr01 chromosome 3, ASM1917538v2, whole genome shotgun sequence DNA encodes the following proteins:
- the LOC132631124 gene encoding uncharacterized protein LOC132631124, protein MEHEIWWQIKRGTTNVWYENWTKLGALLYVVPIDFPLNEDLQDVAELIEKGGWKDHLLSQYIPTDIGEHIRAEIHIEELEGNWDRPWWRPNSIGTFTVNSAWNILRQRKQEVAYFKHLWIKGVPFKISFFLWRLWKSILPTDDTLRRIRIPVVSRCYCCAIPKQKDIQHLFLTSQFASEVWNVFRQAAVPAMITWELWKRRNTIKHGGKVSLNKVVHERWYNCNIDGASKGNPRPSSYGFCVKDWQGNLIYAECKELGINSNVFAEARAMMKGLLYCVTQELHPLILETDSLLMKNVVDGVWEIPWCVITEMERIRKMKVEFNVIIQHVYIEGNTLAGFLINLAFDFASTQSFSSFAELPSTGRKILNLDKRQVPNLRIRNAKIAEHIGEP, encoded by the exons ATGGAGCATGAGATCTGGTGGCAGATTAAGAGAGGTACTACTAATGTATGGTATGAGAATTGGACCAAATTGGGTGCTCTACTTTATGTAGTTCCTATTGATTTCCCCTTAAATGAAGATTTACAAGATGTGGCAGAACTTATAGAGAAAGGTGGTTGGAAAGACCATTTGCTTAGTCAATACATTCCAACAGACATAGGGGAGCACATCAGGGCAGAAATCCATATAGAGGAGTTGGAAGGAAACTGGGATAGACCTTGGTGGAGGCCTAATAGCATAGGAACATTTACTGTAAATAGTGCATGGAACATATTGAGGCAGAGGAAGCAGGAAGTAGCATACTTTaaacatttatggattaagggTGTGCCATTCAAAATTTCATTCTTTCTGTGGAGGCTTTGGAAATCTATCCTACCTACAGATGATACATTAAGGAGGATAAGGATTCCTGTGGTTTCAAGGTGTTATTGTTGTGCTATTCCAAAACAGAAGGATATTCAACATCTTTTCTTAACTAGTCAATTTGCTTCAGAGGTGTGGAATGTGTTTAGGCAAGCAGCGg TGCCTGCTATGATCACATGGGAGTTGTGGAAGAGAAGGAACACTATTAAACATGGAGGAAAGGTGAGCCTTAATAAagtagtacatgag AGGTGGTACAACTGCAATATTGATGGGGCATCTAAGGGTAATCCTAGGCCTAGTTCTTATGGTTTTTGTGTGAAAGATTGGCAGGGGAATTTGATTTATGCAGAATGTAAGGAACTGGGGATTAACTCTAATGTTTTTGCTGAGGCAAGAGCTATGATGAAAGGGTTGTTGTATTGTGTAACTCAGGAACTACACCCATTGATCTTGGAAACAGACTCTTTACTAATGAAGAATGTGGTTGATGGTGTATGGGAGATACCATGGTGTGTCATCACAGAGATGGAAAGAATTAGAAAAATGAAGGTTGAGTTTAATGTGATCATACAACATGTATACATAGAGGGGAACACACTGGCAGGCTTTTTAATTAACCTAGCTTTTGATTTTGCAAGTACACAAAGCTTTAGCTCATTTGCGGAATTACCTAGTACAGGAAGGAAGATTTTAAATCTGGACAAACGTCAAGTCCCTAATCTCAGGATCAGGAATGCTAAAATTGCAGAACATATTGGTGAACCTTGA